In the Sediminibacter sp. Hel_I_10 genome, one interval contains:
- a CDS encoding 3-oxoacyl-ACP synthase III family protein: MSIKITGTGSYIPSGIKKNENFYSHEFLNSDGSIINGPNEVIVAKFKAITGIEERRYIKDELLNSDIAFFAAEKAIADANIDKESLDYIIVAHNYGDVKHNAEQSDTVPSIASRVKHLLGIRNPKCVGYDLLFGCPGWIEGVIQAKAFISSGLAKRCLVIGSETLSRVVDKHDRDSMIYSDGAGAVIVEKTDEDGGILTHDTATFSLDEAHFIYFGETNHPEISDKRRYIKMYGRKIYEFALKNVPLAMKSCLENSGCSITDVKKILIHQANEKMDEAIVKRFYKLHDMEMPKGIMPMSINTLGNSSVATIPTLLDLILKGKLENQHIDKGDVIIFASVGAGMNINAIVYRY; encoded by the coding sequence ATGAGTATTAAAATAACAGGAACCGGGAGTTATATTCCTTCCGGTATCAAAAAAAACGAAAATTTCTATAGCCACGAATTCTTAAATTCTGATGGATCTATCATCAACGGACCTAACGAAGTTATCGTGGCTAAATTCAAGGCCATTACAGGTATTGAAGAAAGACGTTATATAAAAGATGAGCTTTTAAACTCTGATATTGCATTTTTTGCTGCTGAAAAAGCCATCGCAGATGCCAATATTGATAAAGAATCCTTGGACTATATTATCGTAGCCCATAATTACGGAGACGTCAAACACAATGCAGAACAAAGTGATACAGTACCTAGTATTGCCTCTCGTGTGAAACATTTATTGGGCATACGAAATCCAAAATGCGTAGGCTACGATTTACTCTTTGGCTGTCCCGGTTGGATTGAAGGTGTGATACAGGCCAAAGCATTTATTAGTTCCGGATTGGCAAAACGCTGTCTGGTCATTGGTTCTGAAACGCTATCGAGAGTCGTAGATAAGCACGATCGTGATTCCATGATTTACAGCGATGGTGCTGGTGCAGTTATTGTTGAGAAAACCGATGAAGACGGCGGTATCCTCACTCATGATACGGCAACATTTTCTTTAGATGAAGCTCATTTTATCTATTTCGGAGAAACAAACCATCCTGAAATTTCCGATAAACGGAGATACATCAAAATGTATGGGCGTAAGATTTATGAATTTGCTCTAAAAAATGTACCGTTGGCCATGAAATCCTGTTTAGAAAACAGCGGATGTTCTATTACCGACGTTAAAAAAATATTGATCCATCAAGCCAATGAAAAGATGGATGAAGCGATTGTAAAACGTTTTTACAAATTGCATGACATGGAGATGCCAAAAGGAATTATGCCTATGTCTATCAATACTTTAGGCAATTCTAGCGTCGCCACCATCCCTACACTTCTTGATCTTATTTTAAAAGGGAAATTAGAAAATCAGCATATTGATAAGGGCGATGTCATCATATTTGCAAGTGTTGGCGCCGGGATGAATATTAATGCCATTGTTTATAGATATTAA
- a CDS encoding methyltransferase, with product MYENTFPNKRFKHTLSFLQKHVDNSSTILDLGVKNPMSEIMISQGYQVQNTSGVDLDIDTHEIEKSTADVVTAFEIFEHLLSPFTVLTSIKADKLVASIPLRLWFSSAYKSKTDPWDRHYHEFEDWQFDWLLEKTGWRIIATEKWTNPTNKLGIRPLLRQFTNRYYIVYAERAKNSKS from the coding sequence ATGTACGAAAACACCTTTCCAAACAAACGTTTTAAACATACCCTCAGTTTTCTGCAAAAACACGTAGATAATTCATCTACCATATTAGACCTTGGTGTAAAAAATCCGATGTCTGAGATTATGATCTCTCAAGGTTATCAAGTTCAAAACACCTCTGGGGTTGATTTAGATATAGATACTCATGAAATAGAAAAGTCAACTGCCGACGTGGTTACCGCATTTGAAATATTTGAACACTTACTCTCTCCTTTTACAGTACTTACCTCTATAAAAGCAGATAAACTTGTAGCGAGCATCCCATTAAGACTTTGGTTTTCTTCTGCCTATAAAAGCAAAACAGACCCTTGGGACCGCCATTATCATGAATTTGAAGATTGGCAATTTGACTGGTTACTGGAAAAAACTGGATGGCGCATTATTGCTACTGAAAAGTGGACCAATCCTACAAATAAATTGGGGATAAGACCGCTTTTACGTCAATTCACCAATCGCTATTATATTGTTTACGCCGAAAGAGCTAAAAATTCTAAAAGCTAA